The Kribbella amoyensis genomic sequence ACCGCGGACGGCCAGGTGTACGGCGTCCCGGTCGGCGGCTTCATGGGCGGCGCGGTCCTCTACAACATCCCCGTGTACACCAAGCTCGGGCTGAAGCCGCCGAGGACGTGGGCCGAGTTCATGGCCAACAGCGCGAAGATCAAGGCCGCCGGGATCGCGCCGGTGATCCAGACCTACGGCGAGACCTGGACCTCACAGCTGTTCGTCCTCGGCGACTTCCACAACGTCGCCACCGCCGAGCCGGACTTCGCCGACCGGTACACCAAGAACCAGGCGAAGTACGCGACCTCGCCGGCCGCGCTGAAGGGGTTCGAGCACACCCAGGCGGTGCACGACGCGGGGTACGAGAATCCCGACTTCGCCTCGGCCAAGCTCCCGGACGGCCTCCGGATGCTGGCCCAGGGCAAGGGTGCGCAGTACCCGATCCTGTCCGGGGTGGTCGCCGACATGGTCGCGACCCATCCCGACGCGGCGAAGAACGTCGGCCTGTTCGCGTTGCCTGGTGACGACGCGAGCAAGAACGGCCTGACGGTCTGGACCCCGGGCGCGCTGTACATCCCGAAGACGACCGCCGACGCGAAGCTGGACGCGGCCAAGAAGTTCCTCGCCTTCGTCGCCAGCCCGGAAGGCTGCAAGTCACAGGCTTCCGTCGGCGCGCCGACCGGTCCGTACGCGGTCAAGGGCTGCGAGTTGCCGGACGACGTCCCGCAGGCGATCAAGGACATGCAGCCGTACCTCGATCAGCAGGGCGCGTCCAGCCTGGCGCTGGAGTTCGTCTCGCCGGTCAAGGGTCCCTCGCTGGAGCAGATCACCGTCGAGGTCGGCTCCGGCATCCGCAAGGCCAAGGACGGCGCCGCCCGGTACGACGAGGATGTGAAGAAGCAGGCGCAGCAACTCG encodes the following:
- a CDS encoding ABC transporter substrate-binding protein, with translation MTIRSRWTLAVVAAGSLALTACSAGSLGSSDDSGGGSVEITYLITNQEQDLKEAEQLAKDFHAKYPDLTVKVETRPAGTEGDNIIKTRLSTGDMPEVFNYNTGSLFQAIAPQKNLLPVNDEPYIGDLDENFKKTVTADGQVYGVPVGGFMGGAVLYNIPVYTKLGLKPPRTWAEFMANSAKIKAAGIAPVIQTYGETWTSQLFVLGDFHNVATAEPDFADRYTKNQAKYATSPAALKGFEHTQAVHDAGYENPDFASAKLPDGLRMLAQGKGAQYPILSGVVADMVATHPDAAKNVGLFALPGDDASKNGLTVWTPGALYIPKTTADAKLDAAKKFLAFVASPEGCKSQASVGAPTGPYAVKGCELPDDVPQAIKDMQPYLDQQGASSLALEFVSPVKGPSLEQITVEVGSGIRKAKDGAARYDEDVKKQAQQLGLAGW